In Vigna unguiculata cultivar IT97K-499-35 chromosome 3, ASM411807v1, whole genome shotgun sequence, a single genomic region encodes these proteins:
- the LOC114178206 gene encoding ycf3-interacting protein 1, chloroplastic, with translation MAWSLTLPPPPSLPTFHHHTTHFLFSHGVSFTTLRHRPILSLVPSVGNKDTDLRVSSLQDQQRDDDDDNEDNEEEPIPQDLQYIAQIKRVLELLKKNRDMLFGEVKLTVMIEDPREVERRRLLGIEYSEGPTREDLVEALEEVNEGKIPKNRAALQMLAEELTSWPNVEDEAPKKKRGKSLYAKATDTGIDPEVAAKKLNLDWDSAAAEIEEINVDDDTEVPPVVGYGALYLVSAFPIIIGISVVLILFYNSLQ, from the exons ATGGCATGGTCACTCACACTGCCACCACCTCCTTCCCTTCCCACCTTCCACCACCACACCACCCACTTTCTCTTTTCCCATGGAGTATCCTTCACCACCCTCCGCCACCGCCCAATCCTTTCCCTTGTTCCCTCTGTAGGGAACAAAGACACCGACCTCCGTGTCTCTTCTCTTCAGGATCAGCAACGCGATGACGACGACGACAACGAAGACAACGAAGAAGAACCAATCCCTCAGGACCTTCAATACATTGCCCAAATCAAAAGG GTTTTGGAGCTTCTCAAGAAAAACCGGGACATGCTCTTCGGTGAG GTCAAATTAACCGTAATGATTGAGGACCCCAGAGAAGTTGAGAGAAGAAGATTACTTGGTATTGAATATTCTGAAGGCCCAACAAGAGAGGATCTAGTTGAGGCTTTGGAAGAA GTGAATGAAGGAAAGATTCCAAAGAATAGAGCTGCTCTCCAGATGCTTGCTGAGGAATTGACTTCATGGCCTAATGTAGAG gATGAAGCACCAAAGAAAAAGCGTGGCAAATCTCTCTATGCCAAAGCCACTGACACTGGAATTGATCCTGAAGTGGCCGCAAAGAAACTGAACCTTGATTGGGATTCAGCTGCTGCTGAAATTGAAGAGATAAATGTTGACGATGACACAGAAGTGCCTCCAGTAGTG GGTTATGGAGCATTATATTTGGTTTCGGCTTTCCCTATTATTATAGGTATTTCAGTAgttctgattttgttttacaATTCCCTCCAGTAG
- the LOC114178205 gene encoding uncharacterized protein LOC114178205 codes for MMKAKTSNTETSHKEKIVVDAGYAATDLHRLSLQPPKPKFPSLSLPNSTNSTPSTLMKKKLKQRIIESPCQGGTLMHQHNQLQEMHLRRSRSCGEGRTRAPSDEFDLWWAIPNAVECDNMHQNSFSKTEATRDNLVSCKDVEAYEEEGFKCSALCLFLPGFGKGKPVKMRKEGSVMEGAVISRTVSLEKFECGSWASSALFHEIEGDPMNSSYFDLPLELMKCSASDVHAPVASAFVFEKDFKGLPKTGSSTKSPQHVRFSTSSSTPRLSKAREDFTAFLEAQGA; via the coding sequence ATGATGAAAGCCAAAACCTCAAACACTGAAACATCccataaagaaaaaattgtggTGGATGCAGGGTATGCAGCCACTGATTTGCACCGTCTATCTTTACAACCCCCGAAGCCAAAATTCCCGAGCCTTAGTCTTCCAAATTCAACCAACTCAACACCTTCAACTCTGATGAAGAAGAAACTGAAACAAAGGATCATAGAATCACCATGTCAAGGTGGAACACTCATGCATCAGCATAACCAGTTACAAGAAATGCACTTGAGGAGGAGCAGGTCATGTGGCGAGGGAAGAACTCGTGCACCCTCAGATGAATTTGATCTCTGGTGGGCCATACCAAATGCAGTGGAATGTGATAACATGCATCAGAACAGCTTCTCCAAAACTGAAGCCACCAGAGATAATCTTGTGAGTTGCAAGGATGTGGAAGCATATGAAGAGGAGGGGTTTAAGTGCAGTGCTCTTTGCCTGTTTCTTCCAGGCTTTGGGAAAGGAAAACCTgttaaaatgagaaaagaagGATCTGTGATGGAAGGTGCTGTAATATCTAGAACGGTTTCTTTGGAAAAGTTTGAGTGTGGTTCTTGGGCTTCTTCTGCGCTGTTCCATGAGATTGAAGGAGACCCCATGAATTCCTCCTACTTTGATCTGCCATTGGAGTTGATGAAATGCAGTGCTAGTGATGTGCATGCCCCAGTTGCCTCAgcttttgtctttgagaaggacTTTAAGGGGCTTCCTAAGACTGGATCTTCTACAAAATCACCTCAACATGTTCGGTTTTCAACATCATCTTCTACTCCTCGTTTAAGCAAAGCCAGAGAGGATTTTACAGCCTTCTTAGAAGCACAAGGTGCATGA
- the LOC114178719 gene encoding galactan beta-1,4-galactosyltransferase GALS2-like, with amino-acid sequence MAMASKEREKKLFFVGSLVNYAAELKLLLTTVLLLCGVATLLQFLPSRFTISSSDLRLCISRVSLQSPPLSTPPPLATPPPPPSSAALLPNATIKRVFNTYGSAAYNFITMGGYRGGLNTFAIVGLSSKPLHVYGKPTYECQWIPLQNTTSSPKPITTKGLKYLPDWGYGHVYTVVVVNCTFNGTTINAANTGGRLVLHASTSGAGDTNFNVTDRIEVLEEAAGSFNASLFLSKPKYDYFYCGSSLYGNLNPQRVREWIAYHVKFFGPRSHFVIHDAGGVHEDVLEVLKPWMELGYVTVQDIRDQERFDGYYHNQFMVVNDCLHRYKFMAKWMFFFDVDEYIYVPPKSTIKTVLNSLSEYDQFTIEQMPMSSKICLSQDYGKTHRKWGFEKLVYRDSITGIRRDRKYAVQPRSLYATGVHMSQDLSGKTTHKTEGKIMYFHYHGTISERRESCKILVNTTQVTNEKIPYVLDTTLRDIAGVIKKFELKMIGSRLQNKTTQ; translated from the exons ATGGCAATGGCAagcaaagagagagagaaaaaactcTTCTTTGTTGGGTCACTGGTGAACTACGCTGCAGAACTGAAGCTTCTTCTCACAACCGTCCTTCTCCTTTGCGGCGTCGCCACTCTCCTTCAGTTCCTCCCTTCACGTTTCACCATCTCTTCCTCCGATCTCCGCCTCTGCATCTCAAGGGTCTCCCTACAATCTCCACCACTCTCTACACCACCACCACTAGCCACACCCCCTCCACCACCCTCTTCCGCCGCTCTCCTTCCCAACGCCACCATTAAGCGTGTCTTCAACACTTACGGCTCCGCAGCCTACAACTTCATCACCATGGGAGGATACCGAGGAGGACTCAACACCTTTGCCATCGTTGGCCTCTCTTCCAAGCCACTTCATGTTTACGGAAAACCCACCTACGAGTGCCAGTGGATCCCTCTACAAAACACCACCTCTTCTCCAAAACCCATCACCACAAAGGGCTTAAAGTACCTCCCCGACTGGGGCTACGGCCATGTCTACACCGTTGTGGTTGTCAACTGCACCTTCAACGGCACCACCATCAATGCCGCCAACACCGGTGGCAGGTTGGTGCTCCATGCTTCCACCTCGGGAGCCGGAGACACCAACTTCAACGTCACTGACAGAATAGAGGTTCTGGAAGAAGCAGCAGGGAGTTTTAATGCCTCACTCTTTTTGTCGAAGCCTAAGTATGACTACTTCTACTGTGGCTCTTCTCTCTACGGGAACCTGAACCCTCAGAGGGTGAGGGAGTGGATTGCTTACCACGTGAAGTTTTTTGGGCCAAGGTCGCATTTTGTTATTCATGATGCTGGTGGGGTGCACGAGGATGTGCTGGAGGTGCTGAAGCCATGGATGGAACTGGGGTATGTGACGGTGCAGGATATTAGGGACCAAGAGAGGTTTGATGGGTACTATCATAACCAGTTCATGGTGGTGAATGATTGCTTGCATAGGTACAAATTCATGGCCAAATGGATGTTCTTTTTCGATGTGGATGAGTACATTTATGTTCCTCCTAAGAGTACTATCAAGACAGTCCTCAACTCGCTCTCAGAATACGACCAATTCACCATTGAACAGATGCCCATGAGCAGCAAGATTTGCCTCTCTCAGGATTATGGCAAAACTCACAG GAAATGGGGTTTTGAGAAGCTTGTGTATAGAGATTCAATCACAGGCATTCGTAGAGATCGAAAATATGCAGTGCAACCACGGAGCTTGTATGCAACAGGGGTGCACATGTCACAGGATCTATCAGGAAAAACCACTCACAAAACTGAAGGTAAAATCATGTACTTCCACTATCATGGAACCATATCAGAAAGAAGAGAATCATGTAAAATACTGGTAAACACGACACAAGTCACCAACGAAAAAATCCCTTATGTGTTGGACACCACATTGAGGGACATTGCTGGGGTAATCAAGAAATTTGAGCTCAAGATGATTGGATCAAGGTTGCAGAACAAGACAACGCAATGA